A stretch of DNA from Bacteroidales bacterium WCE2008:
TTTCTCGAGGGCGATGCGGCCCATTATCTTGCCTATTCCGGAGGCTGCTCCGGTGATCAATACAGTGTTTCCTTTGATTTTCATTTGATTGGGTTTTAGTTCGTCTGCTTTTTTGCTTTAAACGAGAACAAATATAACAAATTCCGCAGAAGTTTTCTTTTCGCAGGCCCTTAAATCGGATATAGAACAAAAAATGAATGTATATGGAGATTTTTTACTACTTTTGACGAATAAGACGTTAAAATACTATGAAAAATATATTTCTGAAGAATATAATTCTGGGTGGCTTGCCTAAGGATATCCGTGTCTCTGACGGGCGTATAGGCAGCATCCGTCCGGCCGGTGAGCTCTCTCCCGAGACTGGCGAGGAAGTGCTCGACTGCACCGGAAAAGTAGCCATGCCGGGACTCATAAACATGCATACGCACGCCGGAATGTCGCTGATGCGAGGCATGCAGGAGGACGTGGTCTTCCATGACTGGATCAACAATATCTGGAAAATCGAGGCAAAGATAGACGCCGAATATGTCTATTGGGCCACCAAGGTGTCCGTGCTGGAGATGATAAGGACAGGGACCACCACCTACAACGACCATTACTGGTTCGCCTCCCATGCCCACAAGGCTGCTGCGGAACTTGGCCTGAGGCCTGTCGTCTCTTACGTGGTCATGGACCATGACAGCGAGGACATGGCTCTCCGCCAGAAAGAAGAATGCCAGAAACTATACGAGGAATCCCTCGGCTGGAAGGACGGCTCGAAGTTCGAGATGGGCTTCCACGCCATCTATTCAGTGAGCGAGCCTATGATCCTCTGGGCCGCCGAATTCGCCCGCGAGCATGGCCTGACCCTGCATTTCCACCTCTCAGAGACTGAGCAGGAGATCATTGACTGCAAGGCTGCGCACGGCGGACTCTCCCCTGTCGAATACCTGGACCGCCTCGGGGTTCTCGGCGACTATTGCATCGCCGCGCACACCCTCTGGCTATCCGACAACGATATCCGGATCCTCGGAGAAAGAAAGGTCAACTGCGTGCACAACATAAACTCCAACCTCAAGCTTGCCAGCGGCTACAAGTTCATGTACAATGAGCTCCGCGACGCCGGGGCAAATGTCTGCATGGGCACCGACGGCTGCGCATCTTCCAACAATCTCGACATACTCGAGGCCATGAAGACCTCGGCAATGGTGCAGAAGGGATGGAGGAAGGACCCTAAGGCATGGCCTCTCAACGAGCTCATCGAGACTGCCACTGTCAACGGAGCGAAGGCGCTCAGGCTTGATACCGGAGTCATAGAGGAAGGAAAGCTCGCCGACATCCTGGTGATCGACCCGGGCAATTCGTTCTTCCTGTCCCCTGGCACGTTCCTTGCCAACTTTGTATATTCAGCCCACAGCGACTGCATAGATTCAGTAATAGCCGGAGGCCGCCTCGTGATGAAGAACAAGGTGATCGAAGGAGAAAAGGAAATACTTGAGAACGCACGCAAAGTGCTTTCTGAACTTATATAATTATAACAGTTGAATTATGGACCAGAGACTTGAAAAGATCTACCAGGCAGGCAATTATGTCAAGGGCATATTGGCCTCCTCGGGAAAACAGCCTGAAGTCGGCGTCATCCTCGGAAGCGGCCTCGGACTTCTGGCAGACCAGATAAAGAACCCAGTTACAATCCCTTACCGCGAGATCCCGGGCTTCCCGGTATCCACAGCTCTCGGACACAAGGGCAATTTCATAATCGGCGAGCTTGGCGGCAAGACCGTGATCGCCATGCAGGGCCGAATCCACTACTATGAGGGCTATCCGATGGAGATGGTCACTCTCCCTGTGCGCGTGATGAAATACATCGGAATCAAATACCTGTTCGTGTCAAACGCAGCCGGCGGAGTGAACTTCGACTTCCATGTCGGAGACCTCATGATCATCAGGGACCACATCAACCAGCTCCCTAACCCGCTCATCGGCCCTAATCTCGACGAATTCGGCCCTCGTTTCCCTGACATGACCCGCCCGTACGACCTCGGTCTCATCAAGATGGCCAAGGAAATCGCCAAGGAATGCGGAATCGACCTCAAGGAAGGAGTATATTTCGGCGGCACAGGCCCTACTTACGAGACACCGTCGGAGTATAAATATATCCGTATCATCGGCGGCGACGCTACCGGCATGTCCACCATTCCGGAGGTAATCGTCGCAAGGCACGCCGACATCCCGGTATTCGGAATGTCAGTGATTACCAACGAGGCCCACGATGATTATTCTGAGGATTATGTAAATGACGGAGACGACGTCATCCAGGCAGCAAACGCCGCTGCCAACAAGATGTGCACGATATTCTCCAAGCTGATAGAAAGGCTCTAAGCCTCAGTTTCGGTTTCTTCTCGTCCCGGATTGTCGGAGTCAGAATCTTCGAAGTCCGGGATTGTTATGTTGTACTGTTTCATGCGCTGCTGCCAGCGTTCCCTGGCATACTGCTGCATGTCCGTGACGGTGTCGCTCTCGTCGATGATCTCCATGCCCATGATGGTCTCGATGATGTCCTCGAGGGTAATCAGGCCCTGGAATGAGCCGTATTCGTCAATTATGACTCCGATCTGGTCCCTTGTCTTCAGCAGAGACTCCCAGATGTCGCTGACGGAAGTCTCCTCGTTGAATGAGCGTATTTCGCGCTTGATGTCTTTCAGGGTTACGTCAAACTTGTCCTCGGCAAGCTTTTCGAGCACGTCATACCTGTGCACATAGCCAGTTATGAATTCCGGGGAATCGCTGTAGACCGGTATCCTGGAGTAGTGGGACAGGGCTTCCTCCTTGTAGAACTTCCTCAGAGTCATCTTTTCCGGTGCTATGGCTGCCACTACCCTCGGAGTCATCACATCATAAGCCTTGATGTCGTCGAGCTTTATTATGTTCTGGATAACCTTGTTCTCGCTCTTGTCGAAGACGCCTTCTTCCTCGCCTATGTTGGCCATTGCGGATACCTCTTCCCTGCTTATGGACACATCTGCTTCTTCCTTCTCGAACAGTCTAGTGAGAAACTCGATGAGCACGACGAGAGGATACATGATTATGACAAGGAAGTTCATTACGTTGGCAAGCCAGAGGAGGCCTTTCCAGCGGGACGTGCCGATGGTCTTAGGAATGATTTCCGAGAACACCAGGATCAGTATCGTCATTATGGCGGACACTAGCCCGAACCATTCGCTTCCGAAGATTATCGTGGCCTGGCGGCCGACTCCCGCTGCACCGATAGTGTTGGCTATGGTGTTCAGGGAAAGGATAGCCGCTATCGGCCTGTCTATGTTCTGCTTAAGCTTGTTGAATCTTGCTGCGTCCTTGCTTCCTTCCTCCTCCCTCATGGTGATATAGGAAAAAGGGGTGGACATAAGAGTGGATTCGAGCAGCGAACACAGGAATGAGATCGCCATCGCTCCGAGCAAGAAAAGAAGTAATAGTGACATAAAGTTACTTTAAATTATCAATCCAGAGGGCCACTTTTGCGTCCGAAGGCATCCTCCAGTCCCCTCTCGGACTCAGAGTTACCGAACCCACCTTAGGGCCGTCCGGCAGGCAGCTTCGCTTGAACTGCTGGCTGAAGAACCTCCAGTAGAACTTACGCAGCCATTTCTTTATGGTCTCGTCGTCATATGTCTTTCCGAAGGCCTTGCGGGAGAGGAAGAAGACCTTCTCCGGCGCATAGCCGAAGCGGAAGAAATTGTACAGGAAGAAGTCATGCAGCTCGTACGGGCCGACCAGGTCCTCGGTCTTCTGCTTGATGTTGCCATTCTCGTCGGCTGGGGTGAGTTCAGGGCTGATCGGCGTGTCGACGACGTCGAGGAGGATGTCCTTAGCGCTGCGGCCGGATACGGAACCTTCTCCGAAATGAGTCTTTGCAGCCCATTCCACGAGGTATTTCACAAGAGTCTTAGGTATGCTTGAGTTGACTCCGTACATGCTCATGTGGTCGCCGTTATACGTAGCCCAGCCGAGGGCCAGCTCAGAGAGGTCTCCAGTGCCCACTACGATGCCGTTTTCCTTGTTTGCGATGTCCATGAGCAGCTGGGTGCGCTCCCTTGCCTGGGAATTCTCGTATGTGACGTCGTGATTCTCGATATCCTGGCCGATGTCGCTGAAATGCTGTTTGACGGCCGGCACGATCGATATTTCACGGTTGGTGATGCCGAGGGCCGTCATCAGGTCGACGGCATTGTGATAAGTCCTGTCGGTGGTACCGAAGCCAGGCATCGTGACACCTATGATCCCCTTCCTGTCCAGTCCGAGCTTGTCGAAGGCAAGTACGGTGATAAGCAGGGCCAGAGTGCTGTCCAGACCGCCTGAGATGCCGATAACGGCAGTCTTGCTGCCGATATGCTCCAGCCTTGAAGCAAGGCCGAGAACCTGGATGGAAGTGATTTCGCGGGCTCTGCGGTCGATCTCCTCAGGGTTGCCTCCCGGGACGAACGGATGGGCCTCGACATGACGGTACAGCTTCTTCTCGAAGTCGGTGCCGGCATCGTTGCCGAGCCTTACGATCTTGTAGTCAGACCTGTAGGCGGTGGAAGGAGTGCCGTCCGGTGCGACTGCGCCGAAGGTATTCTCCTTCTGGCGGAGCACGTCGAGCTTCTCCAGGTCCACGTCAGCCACTATCATGCTGCTTTCAGTCTTGAATCTCTCGTTCTCGGCAAGCAGGGTTCCGTTCTCATAGATCAGGGACGAGCCTGCATATACGAGGTCCTGGGTGGACTCTCCGAAGCCGCAGGAGCTGTATACATAAGCCGAGATGGTCCTTGCGCTCTGGTTGTCGACAAGGCTCTTCCTGTATGAATGTTTCATCAGGACCTCGTTGCTGGCGGACAGGTTCAGTATTATGTTCGCGCCGGCCAGCGCATGGAACGAAGACGGCGGGACAGGAGTCCATACGTCCTCGCAGATCTCGACGGCAAACCGTGCGTTGCCGATATAGAATATCTGGCTTGGAGAGACCGTGACTTCTTCGCCGGCATAGCATATTTCGGCCGGATTTCTCATGAAATCTTCGCCGCTTGCGAACCATCTGGTCTCATAGAACTCATCATACGACGGCAGGAACACTTTTGGAACTATTCCTTTAATTGAGCCGTCATAAACGACTGCGGCGCAATTATATAATCTTCCAGTAATCCTGATTGGGACGCCTATGGCCACGGCCATTCCGGTGCCTTTCGTGGCAAGGGCTACGGCCTTGACTCCCCTCTCGGCTTCTTCGATCATGAACTGCTGGCCGAAGAGGTCTGCGCAGGTGTATCCGGTAACGGACAATTCAGGAAAAGCAAGAAGGGACACGGAATCCCTCCTTGCTTTCTGTATCATCGAGATTATCTCGTTTATGTTGAATTCTATGTCTGCGACCTTCACTCTCGGGGAGGCGGCAGCGACACGTATGAATCCGAAATTTTCCATCAGCTAACTTATTATATGCACAAATATAATAAATATTGCCGATTATCGGAGATGTTCAGGATTTTTTAGACGAGTCCCTGGTCTGCCATGGCATCGGCAACCTTGATGAAGCCGGCGATGTTGGCGCCCTTTACATAGTTGATATAGCCGTCAGCCTCGGTACCATATTTCAGGCAGGCTGCGTGGATGTCAGACATGATCCTGTGGAGCTGCGCGTCAACCTCTTCTGCCGTCCATTTCTGGCGGATCGAGTTCTGAGTCATCTCGAGACCGGAGGTTGCTACGCCGCCGGCATTGGATGCCTTGCCCGGAGAGTAAAGGAGCTTGGCTTCCTGGAAGATTGCGATTGCTTCAGGAGTGGTAGGCATGTTTGCGCCTTCAGCCACGCACCAGCAACCGTTCTCGACGAGTTTCTTGGCATCTGCTGCCTCGATCTCGTTCTGCGTCGCGCATGGGAGGGCGATGTCGCACGGAACACCCCATGGACGCTCGTCAGGGAAGTATTTTGCCTTTGGATATTTGTTTACATATTCTTTGATACGGCCGCGCTGTACGTTCTTGAGCTGGAATACATAAGCCAGCTTCTCCTCGTCGAGACCTTCCGGATCATATACATATCCGTTAGAATCTGAAAGTGTAACGACTTTTGCGCCGAGTCTCATCGCTTTCTGGGCTGCGTACTGGGCAACGTTTCCGGAACCTGAGATCAGCACGGTCTGTCCCTTGAAGGATTTGCCCCTGGTGGCGAGCATCTGCTCAGTAAAGTAGCAGAGTCCGTAGCCTGTGGCCTCAGGACGGAGGCGGCTGCCGCCCCATGCCTGACCCTTGCCTGTAAGGGTACCGGTAAACTCGTCACGGAGTCTCTTGTACTGTCCGAAGAGGAAACCGATCTCTCTTCCTCCAACGCCGATATCTCCTGCAGGAACGTCGGTATCCTGACCGATATGTCTCTGGAGCTCAGTCATGAAACTCTGGCAGAAACGCATGACCTCATTGTCGGACTTGCCCCTTGGGTTGAAGTCTGAACCACCCTTACCACCGCCCATAGGGAGGGTTGTAAGGCTGTTTTTGAAGGTCTGCTCGAATGCGAGGAACTTCATGATGCTGAGATTGACGCTGGCGTGGAAACGGATACCGCCCTTGTATGGGCCGAGTGCGCTGTTCATCTGTACGCGGAAACCTCTGTTGATGTGGATTTCTCCCTCATCGTCCATCCATGGGACACGGAACATGATCACCCTTTCAGGCTCGACCATTCTTTCCATGATTTTGAGATCCATGAGATAAGGATTTTCGGTGATGTAAGGAGCTACGCTTTCAACGACTTCGCGTACAGCCTGAAGAAATTCTTTCTCGCCCGGATTCTTGGCGGTTACATCGGCCATGAAGCGGTCAATGTAGTTCTGTGTAAAATTGTCCATAACGTCATTTGTTTAGTTCGAATTCACACAAAAGTAATACTTTTTTCGTATTCTGTATGCATTTAAACCATGTTTTTGCAGAATTTTTTTACTATAACGTTTCAATCCGTAATCTATAACGTTTCAACATCTTCAGGCCATCGCCGGTTTGGAGCCGGGCCGACAGTTTTTTAATATAAATAGGTTATTATTTACAATCTTTTGGTTTGAATCGTAAATTTTGTTATATTTGCGTAGATTTGGTGGACAGGAAGATTATGCTTGAAGATTTAAGAAACGAAATCCGGCAGCTGATTGCCCTCTACGAGAACGAAAAGCATGCAAAACAGAAACTTGCGGCTGAACTCGCAGAGTGCAGAATCGACCTGGAAGCTGACAAGAATAAGATTGCTGAACTTGAAAGACAGGTGGACAATCTGAAGTTGAAACAGGCTTTCAATTCTCCGGTCGAGGGTGATTCCGAGGCCAAGGAGAAGATAGAGAAGATGATACGTCAGTTGGACAAGTGTATTGCCCAGCTCGAACAATAGAAGCGCACGCATGGACCAGAGCATTACGATCAGGATCGCAGACAAGACCTTTTCGCTTACCGCAAAGACACCGGAATCCGAAGAGATCATACGTATTGCGGCAGATTCGGTCAATCGCAAGGTCGATGCTTATACGCAGAAATTCCCTACCAAAGGTCTGACCGATATTCTTTCATTCGTCGCTCTTAACGGGGCTATCAACGAAGTGACCCTGCAGCGCAAGATGAAAGGAATGAATGCAGATATCGAATCTCTTCAGAACGACATCCAAGCCTATCTGAAGAATGAAGACAAATAGCCGTTGACTCCTTGAGGCTGAAAACAACAGGTTCTTTTGAACAGAGTAACTTGTGCCGGGGATGGCGGGCCTATTTTACCCTTTGGGGATTCCGCATTGCGGGACGGAGGATTACTGAACCGGCGCAGAGCTCAAATCTTTTTTATAGAGATTTTTCTGACCGATAGTCAACGGCTTTTTCTTATTAATGTCAGCGAACTGATGTCCGCTGGCATTTTTTTTATTGGGCTATTATAACACTATTATATATGAATATACTATTTCTGATCATTGGTCTGGTCCTCGGTATTGCCGTGGGAACCGGAGCCAGCATCCTGATCCGCAAAAGAATCCTTAAAGGAAAGCGGGAGGATATACTTGAAAAAGCCGAGCTCGAGGGCGAAAACATCAAAAAAGAGAAGATGCTCCAGGCGAAGGAGCGATTCCTTCAGCTTAAGTCCGAGCATGACAAGTATGTCAATGATAAGAACAACCAGATACGAGAGACTGAAAACCGCCTGAAACAGAAAGAGAATACTCTCAATCAGCAGAATGGAGAGCTTCAGAAGAAGATTCGCGACAACGACAGTCTCCGCGGAAGTCTGATGTCCCAGAAAGAGGCCGTCGAAAAGAAAGCCGAAGAGTATGACAAGCTCCGCGCAGAGGCCAACCGCCAGATCGAAAGCATCGCCGGGATGTCCGCTGCCGAGGCCAAGAACCTGCTTATGGAGAACATGAAGGCTGAAGCCCGTACTGAGGCCCAGGCCTATATCAATGATACGATCGACGAGGCTCGTCTAAACGCCGCCAAAGAAGCCAAGAGAATAGTCATCAACACTATCCAGAGGACGGCGACGGAGACTGCGATCGAGAACGCCGTGACTACCTTCCCTATCGAGAACGACGAGATAAAGGGTAGGATCATCGGACGAGAAGGACGTAACATACGTGCCCTCGAGGCCGCCACCGGAGTCGAGATCGTGGTTGACGATACTCCTGACACGATTCTTCTCTCAGCTTTCGACCCTGTCCGCAGGGAGGTCGCCAGACTCGCCCTGCACCAGCTCGTAATCGACGGCCGTATCCATCCTGCAAGAATCGAGGAAGTCGTAGCCAAGGTCCAGAAACAACTCGAGGACGAAATCCTCGAGACCGGAAAGAGGACATGTATCGATCTGGGCATCCACGGAATGAGCATGGAACTCGTCCGTCTTATCGGCCGAATGAAATACCGTTCTTCTTATGGACAGAACCTTCTGCAGCACTCTCGTGAGGTTGCAAACATCTGCGCCATAATGGCATCTGAGCTCGGTCTCAACGTCAAGCTTGCCAAGAGGGCAGGTCTCCTCCACGATATCGGAAAGGTATCTGAGGACGATCCAGAACTCCCTCACGCACTGCTCGGTATGAAGCTCGCAGAGCAGTATAAAGAGCGTCCGGAGATCTGCAACGCTATCGGTGCCCACCATGAAGAAATAGAGATGACCTCCGTAATCTCCCCTATCGTCATGGTCGGAGACGCAATCTCAGGTGCACGTCCTGGTGCACGCCGTGAGGTCATCGAGTCCTACATCAAGCGTCTTAAAGGTATGGAAGACCTTGCCGCTTCTTATCCAGGCGTTACCAAGAGCTATGCTATCCAGGCCGGACGTGAGCTTCGAGTTATCGTAGGTGCCGAGGAAGTTACCGACGAGCAGGCAGCAACACTGTCTTCAGATATCGCTACAAAGATCCAGAATGAAATGACATATCCTGGTCAGGTAAAGATTACCGTAATACGTGAAACACGTTCTGTAGCTTATGCTAAGTAGAAACAGAATTATATTTGCTGCGGCGGCACTCCTGTGGAGTGTTGCCGCTTTTGCTCAACTCGACACGGACAATGCCGTACGCTGGAGAGCGTCTTCCCGTCAGATCGAAGGAGACCTATATGAAATAGTTCTTACTGGCAATACGACTGACAACTGGCACACATACAGTACTACAGCCGCTGAATCTGCCATTTATGCCGAGTATCCGGTGCTGGAAGGCTGCGAGCTTGAAGGCGGTCTCTATGACATAACGGAGCCTCAGGACTTCCAGGGCGACCCCGTGTTCTTCGGCAAATTCCAGCTCGGCCAGAAGGTCAGGCTCAAAGCCCCTTCTGCCAACATCACGGTAGTCGTCACATGGATTGCCTGCGACCGTTATTGCACCTCTCCTACCGACACCGAGCTGAAAGTTACCGTTAAAAATCCCGAAATTGGGGCCATATCCCCCGATAACAAAAATGTTTTAAGTGGTAACAAAGCTGTTTTAAGCTCTGAGATACAAGATGTTGATAAGGAAGAGTCAAACTCTTCCTTATTGGCTCTTATAATAGAGGCAATTCTCTGGGGATTGGCGATGTTGCTGACTCCATGCGTCTTTCCGATGGTCCCGATGACCATATCCTTCTTCATTAAGGGATCCTCAAATCCTGCCGTTGGAAGATTCAAGGCTCTGATGTACGGGCTGTTCATAGTCCTTTTATATACTGTCCCGATATCGGTGATAATCCTGATAACGCGCATCGCCGGAGGTGAGACAGTCACGGCAGATATCTTTAACTGGCTGGCGACGCACTGGATTCCTAATCTGATATTCTTTGTCGTCTTCATGATATTCGCCGCATCCTTCTTCGGAGCATTCGAGATCACTCTCCCCTCTTCGATCGTCAACAAGAGCGACAAGAACGCCAACAGGGCCGGTCTCGCAGGTGTGTTCTTCATGGCTCTTACCCTGGTCCTGGTGTCTTTTTCATGCACCGGTCCGATCGTAGGCACCGTGCTGATCAAGTCAACCCAGGGCGAATTCTGGACCCCGATGGTGACAATGCTGGCATTCTCCACGGCATTCGCCTTGCCTTTCACGGTACTGGCCATGTTCCCGTCACTGTTGAAAAAGATGAAAAGCGGCAGCTGGATGAATTCAGTCAAGGTCGTGCTCGGATTCATAGAAATAGCCCTCGGATTCAAGTTCCTCAGCGTTGCCGACCAGACATACCACTGGGGAATTCTCGACAGAGAAGTATATCTTGCGATATGGATTGCAGTATTCTCCTTGCTCGGTCTTTACCTTTTGGGCAAGATTCGTTTCAAGAACGACAGCCCTGAGGCAAAACCACTTTCCGTGTTCAGGCTGGCACTTGTGATAGCTGTATTCTCCTTTGTGGTATATCTTATTCCAGGCATGTGGGGAGCGCCTCTCAAGGCCCTCTCGGGATATCTTCCTCCTATCGAGACCCAGGATTTCATAATAACCGGAGGCTACGCGCAGCCGAAGGAACAATCCAGTGAGAATGGCCTTAAACTTCCTCTCGGACTGACCGGGTACTTCAATATGGAAGAAGCCCAGGCCGAAGCCGCAAAAGTCGGCAAACCGATCTTCGTGGATATTACCGGCCATGGCTGCGTGAACTGCAGAGAGATGGAGCAGAGAGTCCTCAGCGATCCTCGAATCCTGGAAAAACTGAGGAACGAATTCGTTGTCGTCGCCCTATATACGGACGATAAGACCAAACTTGAAGAAAAAGATTGGATAACAACGGATAAAGGTAAAGTGCTCAAGGATTTAGGACGGGTGAATTCTTATATCGTACGTACCCGTTTCGGAGTCAATGCCCAGCCTAATTATACTATAGTCTCCCCAGAAGGAAAACAGTTGGTTCCGGTAAGGGGATATGACCTCGACATAGACGGATATCTGGCATTCCTTGATTCAGGAATCGCGGCCTACAAGGCTTCCCGCTAATGCAGCGGACGGTGTCTGGACTGACGTTCAAGCTTCTCGTTTTCGAGAAGCTTTTCTTTTTCTCCTTCCGGGAGCATGACGTCCGTAAATCGCTCCCAGATATACTCCACTGCCTGGTCTGACGGATGGACCATGTCGGAAGCATAGAAACGGTAGTCTCTGAGCTCGTCCATCAGAATCTCGTATGAAGGGAAGTATCCGGCATTGTCAAAACGCCCGCAGACGTCCTCCAGCGCAAGCAGAAGCGTGCTTTTGCTGATCTGGTTGCCATGAGCCCCGTCCTTCAGATGCCTGATCGGGCTGACGGTGAATATGAATTCTTTCTCAGGGAATCTCGAGACCATCCTTTCGAGCATCATCACGACCGAACCTATGGAAAGCCTCTCTCTGGTGAACTCGGATGCATCTCTCTTCAGGCAGTTCGAAACGGTCTCCCCTGTCCCGTTGTGCCTGAATATCCACGCCGTGCCAAGTGTCACTATGACTTTGTTGCAAGCCCCGAAGAAGGCGGAGGCTTTCTCGAACGAGCTGTTGGCCACTTCCAGGAACTCGGCGACGGTAGGACGCGCCATTAGCGTATGATGGCTGAACGAGCATATCAGACCGGCTTTCGCGCCCATCTCTACACATTCGTTCTCCGAGAACGGGATGCCCGAGGCGAGCCTGGTCACGGAATTGCAGACCGACACCGGGTTGTACAGGGTTCCGAACGGGTTGACGCAGACATCGAAACCGGCTTTCAGCAGCCTGTCTCCTATATTGTCGGCAAAACAACTGCCCAGCACCATGATCTTGTCCTTATAGGATATCCCCGAACCGCATCTGTTACACTCTACCGTTGTCTGAAGTTTCATACGCATTTCCTTTGTTATGCAAAAGTAGAAAAAATCGCTAAATTTGTGTGTTAAAACAATGAATATGAAGACCAGATTCTTAATATTTTCCCTGATTATCACCGCCATCGCCTGCTCCGGTCCCAAGGACGGAGAGCATGTGCTGCACATACTTACGACCAACGACGTGCACAGCACCTGGTTCGACAGCACTTACACCGGTGACGGCATAAAGAAGTCGCTTTTTGCGATGAACTACTACATCGACAGCGTCCGCGCCGCCAATGGGGCTGAAAACGTCCTTCTCGTCGATGCCGGCGACTGCCTCCAAGGCGACAACGCCGCATACTACTACAACTACATCGATACCGTCACCCCTCATCTCTTCCCGAGACTGATGGGATACATGAAATATGACGCCATCGCCGTCGGCAACCATGACATCGAGACCGGGCATCATGTCTACGACCGCGTCACCGCCGACCTGGAGAAATACAAAGCGCCATTCCTGGCCGCCAACGCGATCCGCAATGACAACGGACGTCCATACTTCCCTTCCTATACTGTAGTAAAGAAGGCCGGGCTCAGAATCGCCATCCTCGGCTACACCAACGCCAACATCAAGGCCTGGCTGACCGAGAGCCTCTGGAGCGGGATGCATTTCGTCAAGATCGCCGACATCGTCCAGGACGACGTTGACATGGTCCGCGCAAAAGTAAGACCCGACTTGATGGTCGTCACTATGCACTCAGGCTGCGGCTTGGGTGACGGCACCATCCTCGAAAACGAGGCCCTGGACATATTCAACAGTGTCAAGGGCGTAGACGTACTTGTAAACGGCCATGACCACCGTCCATACACCGAATCCCGCGACACTATCTGCCTTCTCAATTCCGGCAGCCACAGCCGTTTCGTCGGCCACGGAATCGTGACAGTCAATGTTGATAAGGGAAAGGTCGCTTCAAAGAAGTTCG
This window harbors:
- a CDS encoding myosin protein heavy chain — encoded protein: MLEDLRNEIRQLIALYENEKHAKQKLAAELAECRIDLEADKNKIAELERQVDNLKLKQAFNSPVEGDSEAKEKIEKMIRQLDKCIAQLEQ
- a CDS encoding glutamate dehydrogenase (NADP+), with the protein product MDNFTQNYIDRFMADVTAKNPGEKEFLQAVREVVESVAPYITENPYLMDLKIMERMVEPERVIMFRVPWMDDEGEIHINRGFRVQMNSALGPYKGGIRFHASVNLSIMKFLAFEQTFKNSLTTLPMGGGKGGSDFNPRGKSDNEVMRFCQSFMTELQRHIGQDTDVPAGDIGVGGREIGFLFGQYKRLRDEFTGTLTGKGQAWGGSRLRPEATGYGLCYFTEQMLATRGKSFKGQTVLISGSGNVAQYAAQKAMRLGAKVVTLSDSNGYVYDPEGLDEEKLAYVFQLKNVQRGRIKEYVNKYPKAKYFPDERPWGVPCDIALPCATQNEIEAADAKKLVENGCWCVAEGANMPTTPEAIAIFQEAKLLYSPGKASNAGGVATSGLEMTQNSIRQKWTAEEVDAQLHRIMSDIHAACLKYGTEADGYINYVKGANIAGFIKVADAMADQGLV
- a CDS encoding Cell division protein ZapA, inhibits GTPase activity of FtsZ, whose protein sequence is MDQSITIRIADKTFSLTAKTPESEEIIRIAADSVNRKVDAYTQKFPTKGLTDILSFVALNGAINEVTLQRKMKGMNADIESLQNDIQAYLKNEDK
- a CDS encoding purine-nucleoside phosphorylase, with amino-acid sequence MDQRLEKIYQAGNYVKGILASSGKQPEVGVILGSGLGLLADQIKNPVTIPYREIPGFPVSTALGHKGNFIIGELGGKTVIAMQGRIHYYEGYPMEMVTLPVRVMKYIGIKYLFVSNAAGGVNFDFHVGDLMIIRDHINQLPNPLIGPNLDEFGPRFPDMTRPYDLGLIKMAKEIAKECGIDLKEGVYFGGTGPTYETPSEYKYIRIIGGDATGMSTIPEVIVARHADIPVFGMSVITNEAHDDYSEDYVNDGDDVIQAANAAANKMCTIFSKLIERL
- a CDS encoding Hemolysin, contains CBS domains, with the translated sequence MSLLLLFLLGAMAISFLCSLLESTLMSTPFSYITMREEEGSKDAARFNKLKQNIDRPIAAILSLNTIANTIGAAGVGRQATIIFGSEWFGLVSAIMTILILVFSEIIPKTIGTSRWKGLLWLANVMNFLVIIMYPLVVLIEFLTRLFEKEEADVSISREEVSAMANIGEEEGVFDKSENKVIQNIIKLDDIKAYDVMTPRVVAAIAPEKMTLRKFYKEEALSHYSRIPVYSDSPEFITGYVHRYDVLEKLAEDKFDVTLKDIKREIRSFNEETSVSDIWESLLKTRDQIGVIIDEYGSFQGLITLEDIIETIMGMEIIDESDTVTDMQQYARERWQQRMKQYNITIPDFEDSDSDNPGREETETEA
- a CDS encoding NAD+ synthase (glutamine-hydrolysing), giving the protein MENFGFIRVAAASPRVKVADIEFNINEIISMIQKARRDSVSLLAFPELSVTGYTCADLFGQQFMIEEAERGVKAVALATKGTGMAVAIGVPIRITGRLYNCAAVVYDGSIKGIVPKVFLPSYDEFYETRWFASGEDFMRNPAEICYAGEEVTVSPSQIFYIGNARFAVEICEDVWTPVPPSSFHALAGANIILNLSASNEVLMKHSYRKSLVDNQSARTISAYVYSSCGFGESTQDLVYAGSSLIYENGTLLAENERFKTESSMIVADVDLEKLDVLRQKENTFGAVAPDGTPSTAYRSDYKIVRLGNDAGTDFEKKLYRHVEAHPFVPGGNPEEIDRRAREITSIQVLGLASRLEHIGSKTAVIGISGGLDSTLALLITVLAFDKLGLDRKGIIGVTMPGFGTTDRTYHNAVDLMTALGITNREISIVPAVKQHFSDIGQDIENHDVTYENSQARERTQLLMDIANKENGIVVGTGDLSELALGWATYNGDHMSMYGVNSSIPKTLVKYLVEWAAKTHFGEGSVSGRSAKDILLDVVDTPISPELTPADENGNIKQKTEDLVGPYELHDFFLYNFFRFGYAPEKVFFLSRKAFGKTYDDETIKKWLRKFYWRFFSQQFKRSCLPDGPKVGSVTLSPRGDWRMPSDAKVALWIDNLK
- a CDS encoding 5-methylthioadenosine/S-adenosylhomocysteine deaminase, producing the protein MKNIFLKNIILGGLPKDIRVSDGRIGSIRPAGELSPETGEEVLDCTGKVAMPGLINMHTHAGMSLMRGMQEDVVFHDWINNIWKIEAKIDAEYVYWATKVSVLEMIRTGTTTYNDHYWFASHAHKAAAELGLRPVVSYVVMDHDSEDMALRQKEECQKLYEESLGWKDGSKFEMGFHAIYSVSEPMILWAAEFAREHGLTLHFHLSETEQEIIDCKAAHGGLSPVEYLDRLGVLGDYCIAAHTLWLSDNDIRILGERKVNCVHNINSNLKLASGYKFMYNELRDAGANVCMGTDGCASSNNLDILEAMKTSAMVQKGWRKDPKAWPLNELIETATVNGAKALRLDTGVIEEGKLADILVIDPGNSFFLSPGTFLANFVYSAHSDCIDSVIAGGRLVMKNKVIEGEKEILENARKVLSELI